The Halarchaeum grantii genome includes a window with the following:
- the rpmC gene encoding 50S ribosomal protein L29, whose amino-acid sequence MAILYTQEIRDMTPAEREAELEELETELLNEKAVKAAGGAPENPGRIGELRRTVARIKTIQREEGDLEE is encoded by the coding sequence ATGGCGATCCTCTACACTCAGGAGATCCGCGACATGACGCCCGCAGAGCGTGAGGCCGAACTCGAAGAGCTCGAGACCGAGCTCCTCAACGAGAAGGCCGTCAAGGCGGCCGGCGGGGCACCCGAGAACCCGGGCCGCATCGGCGAACTGCGCCGCACGGTCGCACGCATCAAGACGATTCAGCGAGAAGAGGGCGACCTCGAGGAGTAA
- a CDS encoding 30S ribosomal protein S19, whose product MSTEYRTGREGEFTYRGYDLDELQEMDLEDVAELLPARQRRTITRGLSEEHQKVLEKARERDAEETANNPIRTHLRDMPVLPEFVGLTFAVYDGQEFGRVEVQPEMIGHYLGEFELTRSSVEHGQAGIGATRSSKFVPLK is encoded by the coding sequence ATGAGTACGGAATACCGAACCGGCCGCGAGGGTGAGTTCACCTACCGCGGCTACGACCTCGACGAACTCCAGGAAATGGACCTGGAGGACGTCGCGGAACTGCTCCCCGCTCGACAGCGGCGAACCATCACCCGTGGGCTCTCCGAGGAGCACCAGAAGGTCCTCGAGAAGGCGCGCGAGCGCGACGCCGAGGAAACGGCGAACAACCCGATCCGCACGCACCTGCGCGACATGCCGGTGCTTCCCGAGTTCGTCGGCCTGACCTTCGCCGTCTACGACGGCCAGGAGTTCGGGCGCGTCGAAGTGCAGCCGGAGATGATCGGCCACTACCTCGGCGAGTTCGAGCTGACGCGTAGCTCGGTCGAACACGGGCAGGCGGGTATCGGCGCGACCCGCTCCTCGAAGTTCGTGCCGCTCAAGTAA
- the rplX gene encoding 50S ribosomal protein L24, producing the protein MSEQPHKQRTRTENAPLHKRQKQVRAHLAEDLREEYDQRRVRVNAGDTVEVMRGDDAGEEAEVTDVDLSDAAVYVDGVTVEAADGEEVPRALDASNLRVTELDLSDDVRETRLEGDNE; encoded by the coding sequence ATGAGCGAACAACCACACAAACAGCGCACCCGCACGGAGAACGCACCGCTGCACAAGCGGCAGAAGCAGGTTCGTGCCCACCTCGCGGAGGACCTCCGCGAGGAGTACGACCAGCGCCGCGTCCGCGTGAACGCGGGCGACACGGTCGAGGTCATGCGCGGCGACGACGCCGGCGAAGAGGCGGAGGTCACCGACGTCGACCTCTCCGACGCCGCCGTCTACGTCGACGGTGTGACCGTCGAGGCCGCTGACGGCGAGGAGGTCCCCCGGGCGCTCGACGCCTCGAACCTCCGCGTCACCGAGCTCGACCTCTCCGACGACGTGCGCGAAACCCGACTGGAGGGTGACAACGAATGA
- a CDS encoding 30S ribosomal protein S4e: protein MSNHQKRLSVPKSWPVERKTATFTAKAGAGPHGEAGVPLVVVLRDVLEYVDTTKEAKYAAHHDGVLVNGDTVRDVTLPIGMFDILGFPEREEYYRVFPDEGGRLALTEIPAADADGKLAKVVDKTLVSGGDVQLNLHNGHNIVVEEDEYNGNDSIVVDLENDDVLAHFPYEEGALVTAVSGQHAGEVGEVTDITVSPGSADNTVTVETDDGAFETVENYVFVIDEQFVGDEEGDDE from the coding sequence ATGAGCAACCACCAGAAACGACTCTCCGTTCCGAAGTCGTGGCCGGTCGAGCGGAAGACCGCCACGTTCACGGCGAAGGCTGGTGCCGGCCCGCACGGTGAGGCCGGCGTCCCGCTCGTCGTCGTGCTCCGGGACGTCCTCGAGTACGTCGACACCACGAAGGAAGCGAAGTACGCCGCCCACCACGACGGCGTCCTCGTCAACGGCGACACCGTCCGCGACGTGACGCTCCCCATCGGGATGTTCGACATCCTCGGGTTCCCCGAGCGCGAAGAGTACTACCGCGTCTTCCCCGACGAGGGGGGACGCCTCGCCCTGACCGAGATCCCGGCCGCCGACGCGGACGGCAAGCTCGCGAAGGTCGTCGACAAGACGCTCGTCTCCGGCGGCGACGTGCAGCTCAACCTGCACAACGGCCACAACATCGTCGTCGAGGAGGACGAGTACAACGGCAACGACAGCATCGTCGTCGACCTCGAGAACGACGACGTGCTCGCGCACTTCCCGTACGAGGAGGGCGCGCTCGTCACCGCCGTCTCCGGCCAGCACGCCGGCGAGGTCGGTGAGGTCACGGACATCACCGTCTCGCCCGGCAGCGCCGACAACACGGTCACGGTCGAGACCGACGACGGCGCCTTCGAGACCGTCGAGAACTACGTCTTCGTCATCGACGAGCAGTTCGTCGGCGACGAGGAGGGTGATGACGAATGA
- a CDS encoding 30S ribosomal protein S8, which produces MTGKDPLSDALSGIDNAESVGHLTHTVSTASNTIGSVLEVFYDRGYIDGFEFVDDGKGGQFEVELKGAINECGPVKPRYSAGVEDFEQWEKRFLPARDYGTLIVTTSHGIMSHYEARDAGIGGQVIAYVY; this is translated from the coding sequence ATGACAGGGAAAGACCCGCTCTCCGACGCACTCTCCGGCATCGACAACGCCGAGAGCGTCGGGCATCTCACCCACACGGTATCGACCGCCTCCAACACCATCGGGTCCGTCCTCGAGGTCTTCTACGACCGCGGGTACATCGACGGCTTCGAGTTCGTCGACGACGGCAAAGGTGGCCAGTTCGAGGTCGAACTGAAGGGTGCCATCAACGAGTGCGGCCCCGTGAAGCCCCGCTATTCGGCGGGCGTTGAGGACTTCGAGCAGTGGGAGAAGCGATTCCTCCCCGCTCGGGACTACGGGACGCTCATCGTGACGACCAGCCACGGCATCATGAGTCACTACGAGGCCCGCGACGCGGGCATCGGTGGCCAGGTCATCGCCTACGTCTACTAA
- a CDS encoding putative RNA uridine N3 methyltransferase — MTRTVLVPSSICREAEDKREATRKLGYVARAAAIYRADRLVVFPDRDGERRWGVGFVETVLRYAATPPYLRKEAFDTRDELEYAGVLPPLRLSSWTGSESSGSGSNREGIVTQVGPEGRVRVNCGMQHPVSLHLPGDMEVSEGERVTIRISSRRPLRAKITEDAPPGFQVFTRAIGDELDRPDAGFRVATSRFGVPVGTANVGDLAQRVHEDGLTVAFGSPERGLPPMLGLDAETVSEFDPATSTGAPGGFDVWLNTIPNQGSGVVRTEEAMFASLACLTLTE; from the coding sequence ATGACACGCACCGTACTCGTGCCGTCGTCCATCTGCCGGGAAGCCGAGGACAAACGCGAGGCAACTCGCAAACTCGGCTACGTGGCCCGCGCGGCCGCGATATACCGGGCCGACCGCCTCGTGGTCTTTCCGGACCGCGACGGCGAGCGGCGATGGGGCGTCGGGTTCGTCGAAACGGTGTTGCGGTACGCCGCGACGCCACCGTACCTCCGAAAGGAGGCCTTCGACACCCGCGACGAACTGGAGTACGCCGGTGTCCTGCCTCCGCTCCGCCTCTCGTCATGGACCGGCTCCGAATCGAGCGGTTCGGGGTCGAATCGAGAAGGGATCGTGACCCAGGTCGGACCTGAAGGGCGCGTTCGGGTCAATTGCGGAATGCAACACCCGGTCTCTCTCCACCTCCCCGGCGATATGGAGGTCTCGGAGGGGGAACGCGTGACCATCAGGATATCTTCGCGACGACCGCTTCGGGCGAAGATCACCGAGGACGCCCCACCGGGCTTCCAGGTCTTCACCCGAGCAATCGGGGACGAACTCGACCGTCCGGACGCCGGGTTCCGGGTCGCCACCTCACGTTTCGGGGTGCCAGTCGGCACCGCGAACGTGGGCGACCTCGCCCAGCGCGTCCACGAGGACGGACTGACCGTGGCGTTCGGCTCGCCCGAACGCGGGCTTCCGCCTATGCTCGGCCTCGACGCCGAGACGGTCAGCGAGTTCGACCCCGCGACATCCACCGGCGCTCCCGGGGGGTTCGACGTCTGGCTCAACACCATCCCGAACCAGGGTAGCGGGGTTGTGCGAACTGAAGAAGCGATGTTCGCCTCCCTCGCGTGCCTGACGCTCACGGAGTGA
- the mch gene encoding methenyltetrahydromethanopterin cyclohydrolase, translating to MESINRMAVELADEALEFAGELDIGAFDLENGATVLDFGVEHTGGIEAGLLLAELQTAGLATVQTGMDTVADAPFTFVELACDRPDLALLCSQKAGWEVSVDGFEGLGSGPARALVAEEAEFRELGYTDAFDLTALTLESDVLPDERVAQVVAERAEVNTEGVYLPVYAAGSIAGSVSAAARAAEMAVFRLFEAGYDPQSVLSATSRAPVAPVAGEEETAIARQMDALAYGGEVSLTVAEDDAEAFEAVPSTAGEEHGRPLGGVFDDVEWDFSEVAAGVFGPASVTVNVVGGPTYALGETDEAVLAESFGV from the coding sequence ATGGAGAGCATCAATCGGATGGCGGTCGAGCTCGCGGACGAGGCCCTCGAGTTCGCGGGGGAACTCGACATCGGCGCGTTCGACCTGGAGAACGGCGCGACGGTACTGGACTTCGGCGTGGAGCACACCGGGGGTATCGAGGCGGGGCTCCTGCTCGCGGAGCTACAGACGGCGGGGCTGGCGACGGTCCAGACCGGGATGGACACGGTCGCGGACGCGCCGTTCACGTTCGTCGAGTTGGCGTGCGACCGGCCGGACCTCGCGTTGCTCTGCTCGCAGAAGGCGGGCTGGGAGGTCTCCGTCGACGGCTTCGAGGGGCTGGGCTCGGGGCCGGCGCGCGCGCTCGTCGCCGAGGAGGCGGAGTTCCGCGAACTCGGCTACACGGACGCCTTCGACCTGACGGCGCTCACGCTGGAGTCCGACGTCCTCCCGGACGAGCGCGTCGCACAGGTGGTCGCCGAGCGCGCGGAGGTGAACACGGAGGGCGTCTACCTCCCGGTCTATGCGGCGGGCTCGATTGCGGGGAGCGTCTCGGCGGCGGCGCGTGCGGCGGAGATGGCCGTCTTCCGGCTCTTCGAGGCGGGCTACGATCCTCAGTCGGTGCTGTCGGCGACCTCTCGCGCGCCGGTCGCGCCGGTCGCCGGCGAGGAGGAGACGGCTATCGCGCGCCAGATGGACGCGCTCGCGTACGGCGGCGAGGTCTCCCTCACGGTCGCGGAGGACGACGCGGAGGCGTTCGAGGCGGTGCCGTCGACGGCGGGCGAGGAGCACGGCCGGCCGCTCGGCGGCGTCTTCGACGACGTCGAGTGGGACTTCTCCGAGGTGGCGGCGGGCGTCTTCGGCCCGGCGTCAGTAACCGTAAACGTCGTGGGCGGCCCGACGTACGCGCTCGGTGAGACCGACGAGGCGGTGCTCGCGGAGTCGTTCGGCGTGTGA
- a CDS encoding 50S ribosomal protein L5, which translates to MSEAEFHEMREPTIEKVVVHMGVGQGGRELQNAEEILEAITGQESVRTTAKRTEPEFGIRQGDPIGAKVTLRHEAARDFLERALDAVSLSRNQFDQTGNVSFGIEEHTDFPSQEYDPNIGIFGLDVTVNLVRPGYRVTKRDKRSQQIPSNHRLNADDAVSFLEANFDVEVTQ; encoded by the coding sequence ATGAGCGAGGCCGAGTTCCACGAGATGCGCGAGCCCACCATCGAGAAGGTCGTCGTCCACATGGGCGTCGGTCAGGGTGGCCGCGAACTCCAGAACGCCGAGGAGATCCTCGAGGCGATCACCGGACAGGAGTCCGTCCGCACGACCGCGAAGCGGACGGAGCCCGAGTTCGGGATCCGTCAGGGTGACCCGATCGGTGCGAAGGTCACGCTCCGTCACGAGGCCGCTCGGGACTTCCTCGAGCGCGCCCTCGACGCCGTCTCCCTCAGCCGTAATCAGTTCGACCAGACCGGGAACGTGAGCTTCGGTATCGAAGAGCACACGGACTTCCCGAGTCAGGAGTACGACCCGAACATCGGGATCTTCGGGCTGGACGTCACGGTCAACCTCGTCCGCCCCGGCTACCGCGTCACCAAGCGTGACAAGCGGAGCCAGCAGATCCCCTCGAACCATCGCCTCAACGCTGACGACGCCGTCTCGTTCCTCGAGGCGAACTTCGACGTGGAGGTCACGCAATGA
- a CDS encoding 30S ribosomal protein S14, with protein MSEAEHEHEETGQTHECRRCGRSQGLVGKYDVWLCRQCFREIARPMGFKKYS; from the coding sequence ATGAGCGAAGCAGAGCACGAGCACGAAGAGACTGGCCAGACCCACGAGTGTCGACGCTGTGGCCGCAGTCAGGGCCTCGTCGGCAAGTACGACGTGTGGCTGTGTCGCCAGTGCTTCCGAGAGATCGCCCGACCGATGGGCTTCAAGAAGTACAGCTAA
- a CDS encoding 50S ribosomal protein L2 — protein MGRRIQGQRRGRGTSTFRAPSHRYKAELSHKKPEGDVLSGEVIDIEHDPARSAPVARVEFDDGDQRLVLAAEGVGVGDTLEVGISASVEPGNTLPLAEIPEGVPVSNVERQPGDGGVFARASGVNADLITHERDAAVVQLPSGEVKRLSPDCRATVGVVAGGGRTEKPFVKAGNKHHKMKARGTKWPRVRGVAMNAVDHPFGGGGRQHPGRPKSVSKNAPPGRKVGDIGSRRTGRGGNK, from the coding sequence ATGGGACGCAGGATTCAAGGACAGCGACGCGGTCGCGGGACCAGTACGTTCCGCGCCCCCTCGCACCGATACAAGGCGGAACTGTCACACAAGAAGCCCGAGGGCGACGTTCTCTCCGGCGAGGTCATCGACATCGAGCACGACCCCGCACGGAGCGCTCCCGTCGCGCGCGTCGAGTTCGACGACGGCGACCAGCGCCTCGTCCTCGCCGCCGAGGGCGTCGGCGTCGGCGACACGCTCGAGGTCGGCATCTCGGCGTCCGTCGAGCCCGGCAACACGCTCCCGCTCGCGGAGATCCCGGAAGGGGTCCCCGTCAGCAACGTCGAGCGCCAGCCCGGCGACGGCGGCGTGTTCGCTCGCGCCTCCGGCGTGAACGCGGACCTCATCACGCACGAGCGCGACGCCGCGGTCGTGCAGCTCCCGAGCGGTGAGGTCAAGCGCCTCTCGCCGGACTGCCGCGCCACCGTCGGCGTCGTCGCCGGTGGCGGCCGCACCGAGAAGCCCTTCGTGAAGGCCGGCAACAAGCACCACAAGATGAAGGCGCGTGGCACGAAGTGGCCGCGCGTCCGTGGTGTCGCGATGAACGCCGTCGACCACCCCTTCGGTGGCGGTGGCCGCCAGCACCCCGGTCGCCCGAAGAGTGTCTCGAAGAACGCGCCGCCCGGACGGAAGGTCGGGGACATCGGCTCCCGACGCACCGGTCGCGGAGGCAACAAGTAA
- a CDS encoding 30S ribosomal protein S3: MADELEFIEEGLQRSQIDEFFSEELARAGYGGMDVAHTPMGTQIVLKAEKPGMVIGKGGKNIRKITTQLEERFDLDDPQIDVQEVEEPDLNAQIVADRLANALERGWYFRKAGHTTIDRIMDAGALGAEIVLSGKVTGNRGRVEKFNRGYIKHNGEPAEEIVDHGQGVAVMKLGTIGVNVKIIPPGAELPDDFEIDEDADIEDLIVEEEDLEGEGVEELLEGEPEESELGGPEGEAPGEDALTEADDDAAEEEILEEAVESEEGASSTSPPDSEESVEEALDELEEEVVDTDEFDEVDADIEEEADELLEEMEEADESESDDEEGEE, encoded by the coding sequence ATGGCAGACGAACTCGAATTCATCGAGGAGGGGCTTCAGCGCTCCCAGATCGACGAGTTCTTCTCGGAGGAACTCGCCCGAGCCGGCTACGGCGGCATGGACGTCGCACACACGCCGATGGGCACCCAGATCGTCCTGAAGGCCGAGAAGCCCGGGATGGTCATCGGGAAGGGCGGGAAGAACATCCGGAAGATCACGACGCAGCTCGAGGAGCGCTTCGACCTGGACGACCCGCAGATCGACGTCCAGGAAGTCGAGGAGCCCGACCTGAACGCACAGATCGTCGCGGACCGACTCGCGAACGCGCTCGAACGCGGCTGGTACTTCCGCAAGGCCGGTCACACGACCATCGACCGCATCATGGACGCCGGCGCCCTCGGCGCCGAGATCGTCCTCAGCGGGAAGGTCACCGGCAACCGTGGCCGCGTCGAGAAGTTCAACCGCGGCTACATCAAGCACAACGGCGAGCCCGCCGAGGAGATCGTCGACCACGGTCAGGGTGTCGCGGTCATGAAGCTCGGCACCATCGGCGTGAACGTCAAGATCATCCCGCCGGGCGCGGAACTGCCCGACGACTTCGAGATCGACGAGGACGCCGACATCGAGGACCTCATCGTCGAAGAGGAGGACCTCGAAGGCGAAGGCGTCGAGGAACTCCTCGAAGGCGAACCCGAGGAGAGCGAACTCGGCGGCCCCGAGGGCGAAGCCCCGGGTGAGGACGCCCTCACCGAGGCCGACGACGACGCCGCCGAGGAGGAGATCCTCGAAGAGGCAGTCGAGTCCGAGGAAGGCGCGAGCTCCACGTCGCCGCCCGACTCCGAGGAGTCCGTCGAGGAGGCCCTCGACGAGCTCGAGGAGGAGGTCGTCGACACCGACGAGTTCGACGAGGTCGACGCCGACATCGAAGAGGAAGCCGACGAGCTCCTCGAGGAGATGGAGGAAGCCGACGAGTCCGAGTCCGACGACGAGGAGGGTGAGGAATAA
- a CDS encoding ribonuclease P protein component 1, with product MALTPETLPRHELVGLHVRVVESADPSQVGIAGRVVSETTNTIVVDTVSGSKRVPKAGRTFEFRLIDEAAADRKAAGTASEPDSCGGTSGEDAAYVTVDGDILLSRPALRSENGVESQWR from the coding sequence ATGGCGCTGACACCCGAGACGCTCCCACGACACGAACTCGTCGGCCTGCACGTGCGGGTCGTCGAGTCAGCTGACCCCTCACAGGTCGGTATAGCGGGTCGCGTCGTCTCTGAGACGACGAACACCATCGTGGTTGACACTGTCTCGGGAAGCAAGCGCGTTCCGAAAGCGGGAAGAACGTTCGAGTTCCGACTGATAGATGAAGCCGCGGCCGACCGCAAGGCGGCCGGGACCGCGTCCGAACCCGACTCGTGCGGCGGCACGTCGGGCGAGGACGCGGCCTACGTTACGGTGGATGGCGATATACTGCTCTCACGACCCGCATTACGCTCCGAAAACGGAGTCGAATCACAATGGCGATAG
- the rpl4p gene encoding 50S ribosomal protein L4 produces the protein MQATVRGLDGDDSGSTDLPEVFETEYRPDLIRRAVLAAQANRKQKYGADEYAGLRTPAESMGSGRGMAHVPRTNGRGARVPQTVGGRKAHPPKAEKDQGQTVNKKERKLAVRSAIAATTDPELVDERGHEFDDDLELPLVVSDDFADLVKTKEVVSFLKAVGAHADVERADDGKTVRAGQGKLRGRKYREPTSVLFVTSSETGPSKAARNLAGVDVATAAEVNAEDLAPGTHAGRLTVWTESALDEVAER, from the coding sequence ATGCAGGCAACAGTCCGTGGCCTCGACGGCGACGACTCCGGCTCGACTGACCTCCCGGAGGTCTTCGAGACGGAGTACCGCCCCGACCTCATCCGTCGGGCGGTCCTCGCCGCTCAGGCCAACCGAAAACAGAAGTACGGCGCTGACGAGTACGCGGGTCTGCGCACCCCCGCCGAATCCATGGGTAGCGGCCGCGGCATGGCCCACGTCCCCCGCACGAACGGACGTGGCGCCCGCGTGCCTCAGACCGTGGGCGGTCGGAAGGCGCACCCGCCGAAAGCAGAGAAAGACCAGGGGCAGACGGTCAACAAGAAGGAGCGCAAGCTCGCCGTCCGGTCCGCCATCGCGGCGACCACTGACCCCGAGCTCGTCGACGAGCGCGGCCACGAGTTCGACGACGACCTCGAACTCCCGCTCGTCGTCTCCGACGACTTCGCGGACCTCGTGAAGACGAAGGAGGTCGTCTCCTTCCTCAAGGCCGTCGGCGCGCACGCCGACGTCGAGCGCGCGGACGACGGCAAGACCGTCCGCGCCGGACAGGGCAAGCTCCGCGGCCGCAAGTACCGCGAGCCCACGTCCGTCCTCTTCGTCACTTCCAGCGAGACCGGTCCGTCGAAGGCCGCCCGCAACCTCGCGGGCGTCGATGTCGCGACCGCCGCCGAAGTGAACGCGGAGGACCTCGCGCCCGGCACGCACGCCGGTCGACTCACCGTCTGGACCGAGAGCGCACTCGATGAGGTGGCCGAGCGATGA
- a CDS encoding MTH1187 family thiamine-binding protein translates to MTVVALLSVAPVREGSMAEDVARAVEALDDFEVSYETNPMGTVIEAGDVDTLLDAVGAAHNAVPGDRVSTFLKIDDKRTSTSSAREKVERVEHELGRPAERQRD, encoded by the coding sequence ATGACCGTCGTCGCACTTCTGAGCGTCGCACCGGTTCGCGAGGGAAGCATGGCCGAGGACGTCGCGCGCGCCGTCGAGGCGCTCGACGACTTCGAGGTGTCCTACGAGACGAACCCGATGGGGACCGTCATCGAGGCCGGGGACGTCGATACGCTCCTCGACGCCGTCGGTGCGGCGCACAACGCCGTGCCGGGCGACCGGGTGAGCACGTTCCTGAAGATCGACGACAAGCGGACGTCCACGTCGTCGGCGCGCGAGAAGGTCGAGCGCGTCGAGCACGAGCTCGGCCGGCCCGCCGAGCGACAGCGAGACTGA
- a CDS encoding 50S ribosomal protein L23, whose amino-acid sequence MSVIEYPLVTEKAMNDMDFGNKLQFVVDIDATKTDVREEVASQYDVTVESVNTQVTMDGTKKAIVALSEEDDAQDVASRIGVF is encoded by the coding sequence ATGAGCGTCATCGAGTACCCGCTCGTCACCGAGAAGGCGATGAACGACATGGACTTCGGTAACAAGCTCCAGTTCGTCGTCGACATCGACGCGACGAAGACCGACGTCCGCGAGGAAGTCGCCTCGCAGTACGACGTCACCGTCGAGTCCGTGAACACGCAGGTGACGATGGACGGCACGAAGAAAGCCATCGTCGCGCTCTCCGAGGAGGACGACGCCCAAGACGTCGCCTCCCGCATCGGGGTGTTCTGA
- a CDS encoding 50S ribosomal protein L22 → MGISYSVDADPETTAKGMLRERPISLKHSKAIAREIKGETVADAEEYLEAVLNEERSVPFKQHNTGVGHRSDIDGWDAGRYPEKATKDFQKLLTNVSNNAEQQGFEPESMVIAHVAAHKVGESQGRKPRAMGRATAWNTPQVDVELIIEEEE, encoded by the coding sequence ATGGGAATCAGTTACAGCGTCGACGCCGACCCGGAGACCACCGCGAAGGGGATGCTCCGCGAGCGGCCGATCAGCCTGAAGCACAGCAAGGCCATCGCCCGCGAGATCAAGGGCGAGACGGTCGCGGACGCCGAGGAGTACCTCGAAGCGGTTCTGAACGAGGAGCGCTCGGTGCCGTTCAAACAGCACAACACGGGCGTCGGTCACCGCTCGGACATCGACGGCTGGGACGCCGGTCGCTACCCCGAGAAGGCGACGAAGGACTTCCAGAAGCTCCTGACGAACGTCTCGAACAACGCCGAACAGCAGGGCTTCGAGCCCGAGAGCATGGTCATCGCGCACGTCGCCGCCCACAAGGTCGGCGAATCCCAGGGCCGCAAGCCCCGCGCGATGGGCCGTGCGACCGCGTGGAACACCCCGCAGGTGGACGTCGAACTCATCATCGAGGAGGAAGAATAA
- a CDS encoding 50S ribosomal protein L14, producing MEAIKADITPGLEKGSLITCADNTGARELKVTSVSGYQGTHNRHPKAGVGDKITVSVTKGTPEMRRQVLEAVVVRQRKPIRRPDGTRVKFEDNAAVIIDDLGEPRGTEIKGPITREVAERYGSIASTATMIV from the coding sequence ATGGAGGCTATCAAAGCAGACATCACGCCCGGACTCGAGAAGGGTTCCCTCATCACGTGTGCCGACAACACCGGCGCGCGCGAGCTCAAGGTCACGTCCGTCTCCGGCTATCAGGGGACGCACAACCGACACCCGAAGGCGGGCGTCGGTGACAAGATCACCGTCTCGGTGACCAAGGGGACGCCCGAGATGCGCCGACAGGTGCTGGAGGCCGTCGTGGTCCGCCAGCGGAAGCCCATTCGGCGCCCCGACGGCACGCGCGTGAAGTTCGAGGACAACGCCGCAGTCATCATCGATGACCTCGGCGAGCCTCGCGGGACCGAAATCAAGGGTCCCATCACGCGAGAGGTCGCGGAGCGGTACGGCAGCATCGCGAGCACCGCGACGATGATCGTATAA
- a CDS encoding 50S ribosomal protein L3, which translates to MPQPNRPRKGSLGFGPRKRATSEVPRFNSWPDDDGQPGLQGFAGYKAGMTHVVMVDDKSNSPTEGMEQSVPVTVVETPPMRAAAVRAYEDTPYGKKPITEVWSEDLDADLDRTLDVPAEAARGDYGAIEELVANGEVDDLRVVTHTAPASLSGVPKKKPDVMETRVGGGSLDERADFALELLADGGEHEFGDVFRAGEFLDASGVTKGKGTQGPVKRWGVQKRKGKHKRQGWVRRIGNLGPWNPSRVRSTVPQQGQTGYHQRTELNKRLVDFGEGEDVDAEGGFPNYGEVSGQYALIKGSLPGPEKRLLRFRPAIRPNESPRLDPEVRYVSTASNQG; encoded by the coding sequence ATGCCACAACCAAACCGACCACGCAAAGGCTCTCTGGGGTTCGGACCCCGCAAGCGCGCGACGAGTGAAGTCCCGCGCTTCAACAGCTGGCCCGACGACGACGGCCAGCCGGGACTCCAGGGTTTCGCCGGGTACAAGGCAGGCATGACTCACGTCGTGATGGTGGACGACAAGTCCAACTCCCCCACCGAGGGCATGGAGCAGTCCGTCCCCGTCACCGTCGTCGAAACACCCCCGATGCGCGCCGCCGCAGTGCGGGCGTACGAGGACACCCCGTACGGCAAGAAGCCGATCACGGAAGTCTGGTCCGAGGACCTCGACGCGGACCTCGACCGGACCCTCGACGTCCCCGCTGAGGCCGCGCGCGGTGACTACGGCGCCATCGAGGAGCTCGTGGCGAACGGTGAGGTGGACGACCTCCGCGTCGTCACCCACACCGCTCCCGCGAGCCTCAGCGGCGTCCCGAAGAAGAAGCCCGACGTCATGGAGACGCGCGTCGGCGGCGGCTCGCTCGACGAGCGCGCCGACTTCGCGCTCGAACTCCTCGCCGACGGTGGCGAGCACGAGTTCGGCGACGTCTTCCGCGCCGGCGAGTTCCTCGACGCCTCCGGCGTCACCAAGGGCAAGGGCACCCAGGGCCCGGTCAAGCGCTGGGGCGTCCAGAAGCGCAAGGGCAAGCACAAGCGCCAGGGCTGGGTTCGCCGCATCGGCAACCTCGGCCCGTGGAACCCGAGCCGCGTTCGCTCGACCGTTCCCCAGCAGGGCCAGACCGGCTACCACCAGCGCACCGAACTCAACAAGCGCCTCGTCGACTTCGGCGAGGGCGAGGACGTCGACGCCGAGGGTGGCTTCCCGAACTACGGCGAAGTCTCCGGCCAGTACGCCCTCATCAAGGGCTCGCTGCCCGGCCCCGAGAAGCGCCTCCTGCGCTTCCGGCCGGCCATCCGCCCGAACGAATCGCCGCGCCTCGATCCCGAGGTGCGCTACGTGAGTACCGCGTCGAACCAGGGCTAA
- a CDS encoding 30S ribosomal protein S17, with product MAIGLNVDEPEGDCGDDDCPFHGSLSTRGQVIEGEVASTAMEKTVVVEREYDVFVPKYDRYMKRRSRVPAHAPECFDIAEGDTVRIAETRPLSKTKSHVVVELTEGEN from the coding sequence ATGGCGATAGGACTGAACGTAGACGAGCCCGAAGGCGACTGCGGCGACGATGACTGCCCGTTCCACGGGAGTCTGTCCACTCGAGGACAGGTCATCGAAGGCGAAGTCGCTTCTACGGCCATGGAAAAGACCGTCGTCGTCGAACGCGAATACGACGTATTCGTCCCGAAGTACGACCGCTATATGAAGCGGCGTTCTCGGGTTCCGGCACACGCGCCGGAGTGCTTCGACATCGCAGAAGGCGACACGGTTCGCATCGCAGAGACACGACCGCTCTCGAAGACCAAATCCCACGTGGTCGTCGAGCTCACGGAGGGTGAGAACTGA